The genomic DNA TAACTGGCCAAGTTTTCAGTATCCTTCCTATAATGAAACTCATCTTAGTTGGAAACATggtttgaacaagcagaagagaaAGGGAGGTGGTGCACAACATTCAAAATATGTCTTTCCATAAAGGAACTGATGATGACATTTGATAGGCTCCATGGGTAGGCAATGGAGCAGCCGCTGTAGTCAAGACAGATCTCACTTTGAGTCTGGGTCTCCCAATGGCTTGCTGGGTGACCATAcaaaagtcatttaacctctatgagtctcagtttcctatCAGAAATGACAATGATAGTACTTACCTCAGAGGCTTATCATGAGGATTGAAGGAAATAATGTGTGTTTCATATTTAGTATAGTAGCTAGCACATAATAAAACACTCAATAGTAGCTGTTATTATAGTCAGCTACAATACCACCAACACTTAGAAGTGTACTATGAATGCTACTAAGCATTTCAATAAAGATGATAACAGTAATTGGAATAATTTATCTATTAAGTGCTACTGTCAGGCTAGCCAATGTGCCTAAGCACGATAATGTCACTTAATTCTTCGTACAACTTCCTCATGCTTATTAATCATTATCCATCGTCTACAAATGAGGATAATGAGAACATCTGAATCAGGTTACACAAAACTAAGTGACTGGGCTGGGATTTGAAAGCCTGTGTTCTTAATCATTATGTTATATTGTTGTTTCAAAATAACAGATACCATTTATCAAGCTCCTGGTATAACCAGGTGGTGGCAAGACATATCATGTCTAATTTACAAAAAATTCAAGTTTGGTTTTACTACTCTCATTTTTCAGATGGAAGATGTTCTATTACTTGTGCAAGGTCACAAAGTTAATAAATGCCACAATCTATCATGGTAATTCTACCATTCCAAGTCTGTCTATTGAAAGGACTAAACCCTGTCTATTGTACCAGTGACAGTGCTTTCAACATCAGTAACACTTATGTTGACAAGAGCTCCCCAAGTACATAAAAGACCAGCATTTCTCTATTCCATCACATTTTCCAATGGGCTTCCCCCACTAATCCATATGTAAACAACTGACATGGAAGTCAATGCAAAATGACCTGAAATACCTGATAGTCTGAGGTCATGATGAGTCCACCTGAGGTAGTGGTAGGAGGAACAACTCTCACTTTTTTCAACGGGGGTCCCTGCGTGTGACTGCTGTCTTGATTCCCTGGGTGACCAGTTCCATTAGTATGGTTATTGCCCTGCTGTTGCTGCTGGTTCTTCTCAATTggttaaacagaaaaataaagttcaACTCAGAAGGAGAACAAAATACACCCAAACCATAAAATGTTATGGTAGTTTTTAATGACGTGACAATCATACTTTAATACTTACTTTGTCTCCTTTGTCATCAGGTTCTTCTTCTGTTAAAAATTCTCGTTTTGGGTAAGGAATTTGACAACCGGCAAAAACGCTgatcataagaaaaaaagaacaatgttttTGGTATACTAATCAACATTTCAAATACTTCACTgaagttgttttcattttaatcctCTAAGATGGACCTTGTCTCTCTATTTGCAAATATAAGCACCTTTCATGCAACCATGACAAAAGGTATCCTATCTTCTAAACAATGACATTACAACAGGTCATTTGAACAAGTCTTCCACTGTACAAAAATAATCAATAATCATCTAATATGACTCAACTTTCTTCTTGTACCCCAGCATTACTCTTTTATTACTATaaccaaaatattcaaaattcaaGCTGAACTGTGTGTCACtattcaaaaacaatttttattttatgcttccTACCAACAAAAGGTGATATGGGGAACACACAGTTACATGGGAAGGGCATTTGCCATCTCGGAATACAAAACCCCAAGTGTGGCAGGGAGCAATAGTCTGAGAGGAGCTCAGCATGCTTAATCAACCCTGTTGCTGAATAAATGATTCATGCTGAAACTAATGGGATCAAAGTTTCATAAAGCAAGAGATGAACAGGAATGCCTCCTAATTGTAAAACCCCTAACTGACATCTCAATCATCAGAGCTCATTTTTTGCTGATTATCATAAGATTTTCCTCAGGTACCATATAAGAGAAGTGGCAACCAAGAGACACTAAAAGAAAGTAACCTCTAAAAAATTCTATCATGCCCATGAGTTACATGAATCACTTACTCTGATGTAGGAAGTGGGTCTTCTAAGAAATAGGGATCCTGCATAGCCTGTTCTGAGGTAATTCGCTTTATTGGGTCCATGGTAAGCAACTTCTGAAGCTGAAACCATAAGTCATAAAAACAACGTATTTACTGTTTAAAGTCACCCTCTGGCACACATATAGGAGGTAATGTTTGTTGATGAATAATGTTTGTTTGTAATATTTGTTGCTGACTATAGTTTGGAGGGTATTTACTCttcaaaattaacaaaaaaatttaCTATTGAGTTTAATGTATTGATTCACATGGTCATTTTTAAATTCACTATTTCACTTGATTCTCATATAAGTAGTAGCACTACAGGTATTTAACCTTATGTCTTCTAACTAACCAATGATTTTCCTTTCATTATCTAAATGGCTTTATCAAATTTAGAACAGGACTAAAGTTCTTGTATCTTCTATTCTGGGAAAAAAACTTGTATAGTTTCTTTGTTCACTAGTCATATGCAGTTCAGATTTAAATCATattaattaaaatggaattaaataaaaaatttgattCTCCAGTCACACTAAGGTATATTTTAAGAATTCAATAGCTACATATGGCTAGTGGCTGTCCAATTCAAAGtgcaaatatagaacattttcatcattgcagaaagtttaCTGGACTGTGCTGTACTAGTATAATTAAATATACTGCTACAGAACTTGTCAAGCATGAAGCTGTGATTATGAGCAGAGACTCCAGAGGTAGACTGCTTGgcttcaaatcctgactccacaTTTATTGGttgagtgaccttggacaagctacTTAACCCTTTGTCacatggagattaaaaatagtaACTATTATCACAGGttgttgtcaggattaaatgagttaatagttGGAAGTAGCCTGtaatggtgcctggcacaaagaaagCACACTATTAAAGTGTTAGCCCTTATTAGTATTATTGTTGCTACATATAGAAATCTCACATTGATACGAAAATTcagtaatttttgtttaaaacaatTCATTTAAAGACTGCATGAATTAGAAGGTTTTAGTAAGTGATTTAAGAGATTGTCAAATAGTGGTCTCTTGGCTTACAATCTTTGATTCaatacagtggttctcaaacttgagcgtGCATCGGAACTacctggaggacttgttaaaacagaCTGCTGGGCCCCACGCCCAGAGGTTCTGATTGGCATGTCTGGGCAAGAGCCCAGGAGTCACAAGTCCATAGACGATGTTAACACTGCTGGACTGGGACCACACTTCTTAAAACCAATGAACACATCAAGATTTAAGGGGAGATGATAAATTTTAGAGGACCGAAggaataaaatatcagaaatgcagATAAAATTCTGAGATGGCaagatttaaatttaattttgatgatctGTTATTTCAGTAGAAGCATGATTTTATTTTAGGGTTAGAAGAAAATAAGCCGCCtggattttctatttaaaataccCAACATTTTTAATAGAGATATAATAGAGCTTTCTGATGGGACTGCCCAAGATTACCAATTGCCATAGGTCACTCCAGCAAAAATCAGGCAGCTAAGCTACAAGGGAGTAGGTATTATCTCTAGAGTTTCACGGTGACAGTAGTGAGTCATGTCAGACGTGAACGAGGAATAGGGAATTGGGGGGAATTAAGAGCAATTCCCTAGAGCATGGCTTTTAGTCTACCGTTActttagctatttttaaaaaataaatcagtccACAGTTTTGAAGGATTTAACTTAACCTTCCAGTTTGGATCTTGTTCTAAGCACATTACAATAATTTGGGTAATACATTgtagtattcttttcttttccccccagAGAGGTGCAAACTGCCTTTAATAGCTTGGTTACTACTGTTTTTGCTGATGAAGGATCTGTTAACATATTGCAACATCGAACCAGGAAAGAGGTATGTAGGTTAAGAACTTCTTTTAAAACTGCTGATTAGATATGaaatatatgatatgatataacaataataattagaagATGTAAGAGAAGaagcagaaatagaagaaatgttTGCCAGGTGGCTTgtgtaataaaggaaaatttaacTCTTTCAAGGTAAAAGTGTTCCCATTTAAGGAACCCATTTTAAAACAGCTGGAAATACaggattaaaagaattttaagccAAGCAAAATACAACCTGCTTCCCCCAACTCCCCCTTTATATGTAATAAACCATGTTCtgaaaatataaaactgaaaaacattaaaaagtgaaatgttattgtaaataaatttgaaaataattgaatATAAACTCAACATAAATTACTTTGCTAGTAACTTTTAATACTAGCAATCCTAGACTTTTAGATTCTAGGCCAAATTGTTTTTTGATTACATTGAGATAAATACTGCATCACTCTTAACtcacagaaaaaacaaataatgcaTGCCATCACTGAAAGACTTCTAATGCCCAAGTTTATAAGAGTTATTTTgggagtttaaaatttttgcaaGCAATCTTTTGAAGAGGTGAAATGCAAAATAATCTGTAGAAATCACTTCTGAATGGtaggattgttttcttttttatacttctCTGGATTTATGACATTTTAAAGTAACTTATGAAaaacaatatataatttaaaaaatgctatgGACAGATTTGTTATGACCACTACCTTTAGAAAATCTAAAGTGGGCAAATCATGATATGGCTTTGGAAAAGCAAACATTCTGAAATCTTTATTGATACATATCAACAAGACCCCTGCATTTACCAGTAAAGTATTTTAAGAGTGCTGAGTAACTCTATAAATTGACCAGAAAAAGCCTTAGGTTAGGCTagtcaattaggaaaaaaaaaaagtatttcatgagTATTGTTATATAAATCTTACCAAGTGGAATGCTTTGCTATCTGGTTTAACTTTATGTTTTTCCATATACTTAATAAGGCTGCAGTTGGTGTACCTGAAAGAGAAATACAATGAAACGGATGAGGTTATTTTTACATTGGCTAAAGTTCTTCCAAACAGAATTATTTTCATCATAACTGATATACAATACAAAATATACATTGAAGATGGTGATCAGCATTAAAGACTAGTATTAAATCAATTTCATATTTCATTCAATATCCACATTAGTCACTTTTGAATGGATATCACCGATTAAATGCAAGGCGATTTCAGGAACAGCATATATTGAATAGCTTTTTTCATCATGAATTCATTTATATAGCAACAGTCATGTTTCAAATACATTAGTTACAGGTCTATAAACTCCCCCTCCCAATTCCCTGATCTTGcattgcaaataaatgaaatcttatTTCTTCTCTATGAACTTGCTCAAAATTACTACAAAACCTAAGTGGGTAGGCAAAGGACTATTTGCAAGATTAGTTTATTTGGTCTCTTATTTCTTCAGCTACAATACCTCACATTGATGTATAGCTCTCAGAAAGTagtaaataaggaaagaaatgaattaattttttcatatcCAAATCTGCTACTTATATTAGATTTTCACCTTCTTTATACCATCATTTAAGCACCTtaagaaatgaagactgtcattTACTTATTGgtagaaaaaagcaaaattacTTATTAGAATAATCTTATGTTGACTATTCTATTGTGACACTGGAAAAGCAAAAATCAACAAAGTGTCCATTTTCTTTCCAACTTACgtatttcttctgaaatctttcaTTAATGTTGAATGCTCAGGcatcttttttatatcttcccaATCTTTATCTGTGAAATACATTAATAAGTTTTTATATTGTCTAGGTCCCTATTCTCATGAATTTCAATAAAGGTTACCTCagttttcattacattttctatACTTTCAGCCTCCATGAAAGCTCAGACTTCAAATAAAAGCTCAGCTACAGTAAACATCTTATCTTGAACTTTAAGTACACTCCTTCCCTTGCACAGCTTTAGATACCACTCTTTATCTTTTGAACTGCTtattttctatgtgttttacTGTAAGTTACTTCCATTTCTACATCTAGaggggaaatacaaatatttCTAAAACCACCTATTTTCCCTATTCCACCAAATTTCTTGGTTGAATCAGCAATCAAGCTCAACGATAAATGCAATATTTTCCCCTGTAGCAGCTTCTTTTTAAGATATGGTCCTCCTTTCACATTACTGAATACATTTCTTTACATCAGTAATCACTGTAAGCAGAAATAATCGTTTGAAGTAGAATAGGGTAGGACAAAACTAGTATATTAATAAACCAGCTGGTACCTTGGCTAGTTTCAATAATATTACCAAAGCCATCTTTGCTCCTAGATATGTAAGTACAAAATGTTTCAGTTAGTTTTGCTGACATTAGTGCTGCTCAAACAATACAGCCTAGCTAGCTTGTTTACTCCATCACTATCAGTAGACTTTTCTGAGGGTCTACTAGGTGCACAGCACTGTAACAGGTAGCTTAACAGCACCTTTAGCTTTTAAATGTCTTTACagatttgcttttctttgaatTTACTTGTAAAAATACCTGCTACCTATCCTTCACAGATACCACATATTGAAAAGTTAatgaaacatatattttaataatctctTTGCtccaatttgtctattttgtcAATTTCTTAAGGTAGAGATCTTGAGATAATATCTCACTCTTCTCCCAATTACACACTTcctataaaatttttatatttgttctttttttccatccttactATCACTTTATGATTGGATAATTATTAACATAAAGCTGCTGGTTTCCCTGACTTAAGCTACCCCTcttctttaattgatttttgcACATCACTGCATACTAATCTTTCTAAAATAGAACATAAATCATGCCATTAGTGCTCAAGAGCTTATCAAGGATTCTCATTCTTAGCATATCAAATCTAAACTGCTGTCTGATTTTCAAGATTTCTTATAAACTGAGCCCATCCTAATTCTGAACCACATGCTAAGAATTGTCTCCTATATAGGCCCCTCTCCACTTCCATTCCCTGCTAAGACTTACTTCTTTCCTTGTAGGCCTTAGGAATGGTGGATGCATTCAAAAGTGGGAAGAAAAAGCCATTCTCCTCTATTTACTCAAGTCATCCctattctttaaacattttacttaCAAACGTACATGTATGTATACCAGTAAACCCATGAGGGCAAGAATATGTCTGTtgtattatcaatattttatacctaacacagtgcctggcacatggcaggcactCGGTGATTATTCAGTACATGAATGAAATTCCCACTACAACAGAGCAGTTTCCCCAGAACTGCTGACCAGTTTTGGAGAAGGGTAATATATGTGTAGAGAGCTATTCTGAATTTACTGATAGTACCCTCACACAAGGGAATGTGGAATTCTAACACCCAGATATTTCTCTGTTAAGTTTTACATTACAGTGACTTGAGAAATATCTGTAATAAGAAACAATTTCTAATGTGTACTTGCCTGGTCAAACTTATCGAGCTTAAACACATTCTCATTATTGTAGACCCCAGGGGAGAGTTTTTGGTGACTGATGAATTACCACTCTGCAATATAATGAGGAATTGGGATAGAGATGGAGAGATCTAATGTCAGTGGGGAGACACCTAAACCGCTTTCTCCCTGCTGCAAAACAGTGAGTGCTGCTTGTGGAGTACTAGCCTTTCACCCACATTCTGACTGCTCTAAGGAACActgaaaagaatgttcttattgaCAGGATGATAGAGCAAAAATGCAATTActcaaaataatttgattttgtaCAGTGCCTTAAACAGAGTGTTTAAAATTTGTATTCAAATACCAAATAATGGCAGTATTACATGTGCTgccagaaaaaaattcaaagatacTGAATTTCATTTATAGTTTCCACTAGTAAAAACAGACTAAGCACCTTGTAAATACAGAGATTGCAAATATTTTACCCTTTCaaatatgaaacaaaacaaaacaaaatcaaaacgaaATAAAAATACACTCTCAAATTCATGAAACTCATAAATACTTTTATGCTAatatgtgaattctacaaatCTTACTGATTATTTCTATGGATTGTTGATTAATGCAAGTCataaaaacaaaggattaagagtAGCTTTCATCAGCTAAAAATACACATCTTTCCAATGAAGATACCTAAGTTCAaacaacagtgaaaaaaaaaaaaaacaacataatgtGTACCTGCAGGAAATCCCATTACATTGAATATTCTGTCCAGCTGGTCATGGTGATAAGGATTACTAGTTTTGATGTCCTCTTGTCGACAGTGAAATATTGGTTCTGACGTTAGTAGTTCTGCAAATATACACCCTATAGcccaaatatctttaaaataaaaaaaaaaaatttaaaaaaagaaaagaaaaaaaagaggaaaggaaaaagaaaaagaaagggaaaataaagtggttctttccaaaagaaaatgcatttttattttggtggggagtgttttttctttctttcttctttttctcctcctaagTTATATTCCTAAACAACTATAATTATTAAATATCATGGAACAtcagttttaaatatataatccCTCCCCAATTTTTCATTCCTTGATATACCTCCATCCCACCAGTGGCTTTACTCCAAGTGTAAATCAAATTTATTAGCTGGAATTTTTGGTGAGTTTTTAAATGCCCTGAATAttacctcatctataaaatacattcaaagtTGCATATGTGCACCGGaaccacaaacaaacaaaactaaactaaaaataaacaaacagaaagccCAAGCAGCCTTTGAAATTAGGCACACTTGTCAAAAACAATCAGTACAAATTTTggtaacaaaataatttttttctttatcttgcttATTTACTTGATAATCTGTAAGGTCTAATAATTATCCTTCCATGTTAGCACTAATTACAAAGCTGCTATTCCAACAAGAAAGACAATGCCTAATCTCAAATATTCTAACGAAACATGACATTTCTAGTTAACCAgtttatctttcaaagtgtttcttTACATTATAGCAGTGTCAGATTTTGCAAGCTTAAGTATTTAATAAGGACAAGACTAAAGTAgcaattctacttttaaaatGGGTAAAGAAGGATATAAATTCATCTGAATTATTTATAAAATCCAGGCAAATGTGTTTCTCTGTACTTACAAAGCAAAttgctttcattcactttaaGGTCTGTACCTCAAATTGCTTTCATTCATATTCAATTTTTATTCAATAGAACTATTAGTAGAGGAAAGACCTATATACCAATTTAGAACTTAAAGCTGAAAATACTCCATTTCTACTATTAACAAATCCCTAAATTGTTATTAATTTCCCTAAACTAAATACAATGGTGTGTAAACAGCAGATACTCAGTTAAGTGGTTTTTTGGCTGATTTAACCAATACCtgtgacaaacaaaaataactacaggggaacaaaaaaaaaaatcaccattttattaAAGTTGATTGTTCAGGTATGTTAATAACTATCACttaaatagaaaatgaacaaaaatgttaatttataaataatggaGAATTTTTAAACTccaaaattggaatatagacacATAATTTTATGTGGGATGATCATATTTACAACTCAAAATAACAAGttaatcatttatttacttaaagATTACATACCTTGACAAGTGAacgatgtaaaaaaaaaaaaagataccatgaCTGCTTATCACTTTTATCCCCTATCAGAGAACCACGTCCAGCCAATAGCCCCATAGGGAAAAATCTCATCAAGAAATGGAGACCAAGCTATCTATTTTTAACATCAGAAGGTAAGTggggaattatttattttttgattattCTTTTTACATGGATACCACATATAAACCTGACCTATGATCATCTTAATCAAAGGACAGGTAGGATTACAAAAGAGGCTTACAGGttattttgcatatttgaaaCTATACTCATTGCATCAAAGAGACACTGTAACAACTGGTTCTGGTTAGCTATGAAAAATTCCATGGAAGAAAATCTTTTCAGATGGCAAGAAGTTCATGCAGAAGACTCTCCTGCTCACCTACCTGCCTATGACTTCCAGACTTTCCAAATCAAAAACATTATATAAATCCCATCCACTCCTCAAAAACTGTGGTACTCATATGTAGCTGCTGACCTAACCAGGAAAAGTCGGCAGTAAATGTCAGGCTGCATATACTCAATGGGAGGAGGAGAGGGTAATTTGTCAAATAACATTTTAATCAATAGATGTACTAATAGCAAGTTTCTATTTCCACAAAAGAGAATAACTTCTCTTTTCCCCTATCTTATTGTGTATTTTCCAAATAAGAGAATCCCACACATTAAGTGCGCAAGGACAAGTACATGAGCTTACAAGTCCAGACAGGTATACAGcacatgtggcaaaatgttaaaattggtggatgtggatatctgggggaaaggaggtatgctggagttctctgtatgggttttggttttgtattgtatttgcaattgtactggaagtttggaattatttcaaaatgcaagtttaaaggaacaaaagaagTCTATACAGATAAGCTGAAAGCAATTTTGCGAAAAATTCTCTTCAGGTGATTTAGGAACACTTTTAAAACTGCTTTAGTGACCATTAATTAATTACAGACTGAACTCTCTCAGCCTTCTCCCCAAaatcaatcaaacaaacaaacaccaaaacaaaacaaagcaaaacaaaattgaaaactaGGAGCACACTGTTTACTAGCTGCCTATGTCCTGTCTTTGGCTTAATGATTCAGCTTGCAGTTCTCTGCAACAGAATAAACCACCAGAGCATGAAAATCTGCTAGTATTAGAGGTTAGGACCACGGTAACTGGATTTCttcataccacattttatccccACGATCTTGTGCTGCTTCTTAAAAACCTTCAGTTTAACACAGTCCACCTAATTCAACTAACATTTAACCCTTCTAAATGATGACATTAAATCGGATATATGAGGCTTCCAATCAACCATGAGGACAGTGTAAGAGGCTCTAGGGACTGGTCCCCAATAGAATCTTTGAATGATTAGtgaaaactggcagaaccattttcctcagaactctggaaaagagGTAAAAGGTTGCAGTAGCTGGGTGAGtgcagaatcaagaaaacacagcttgaaaaaagctcctggcactcaaggaaatctctggcATAT from Choloepus didactylus isolate mChoDid1 chromosome 12, mChoDid1.pri, whole genome shotgun sequence includes the following:
- the CDK8 gene encoding cyclin-dependent kinase 8 isoform X4, whose product is MGFARLFNSPLKPLADLDPVVVTFWYRAPELLLGARHYTKAIDIWAIGCIFAELLTSEPIFHCRQEDIKTSNPYHHDQLDRIFNVMGFPADKDWEDIKKMPEHSTLMKDFRRNTYTNCSLIKYMEKHKVKPDSKAFHLLQKLLTMDPIKRITSEQAMQDPYFLEDPLPTSDVFAGCQIPYPKREFLTEEEPDDKGDKKNQQQQQGNNHTNGTGHPGNQDSSHTQGPPLKKVRVVPPTTTSGGLIMTSDYQRSNPHAAYPNPGPSTSQPQSSMGYSATSQQPPQYSHQTHRY